A stretch of DNA from Acinetobacter sp. C26M:
GCCTGAGCCGAATCTCCGGCATTTTGATGACGGCTAATCTCATCAAAATAATGATGGATTTTGGCACGATCTTCGGGGGTCGAACGCAATGCGGCATACCACGCAGTTCCGCCTTCCAGTAACAAACGCGCTTCCTGTACATCAAAACGGTACAACGGATCTTCTTCAATCAGGTTACTGATCGGATTCACAATCAACTGTTGTGACCATTGCTCAGGTAACTGATGAATATAGGTGCCATCACCGCGACGGCTACTGAGCACGCCTTGACTTTTTAACTGCTGGATCGCTTCACGTAAAGAAGGACGAGACACCCCCAAACTAGTCGCAAGTTGACGCTCGGCTGGCAAACGATCACCTTTTTTCATCTGGCGCTGCTCAATGAGTGCCTGTAACTTCATGACCACTTGATCGGAGATTCTCATCACATTTCCTTGATTAGAGTTATGGAATCATCCACGGCACCAGATAAGCCTGAACCGTGACGATGATGCCAACAAAGACTGTAAATATGATGCTATGTTTTACCGTGAAACGGAACAAGTCAGATTCTTTTCCAACCAAGCCCACTGCTGCACAGGCAATCGCGATCGATTGCGGGGAAATCATCTTGCCTGTCACACCACCACTGGTATTGGCTGCCACCAACAACACTTCTGGAATCCCAATTTGCTGTGCCGTAGTCGCTTGCAATGCCGAGAACAGTGCATTGGATGATGTATCTGAACCTGTTAGGAATACACCCAGCCAGCCCAAGAATGGCGAGAAGAAAGTAAACGCATGACCCGTATGCGAGAGTGCCAGAGCCAAGGTTGCAGATAAACCTGAATAATTGGCAATAAAGGCAAAGGCCAATACCATTCCTATCGAATAAATCGGGGTTTTTAACTCATTTAATGTTTCAGCAAAGGTACTAACTGCGTCACGGGTTTTCATTTTCAGAAAAATGATGGTAATAATCGCGGCAATAAAAATGGCGGTTCCTGTCGCAGAGAACCAGTCAAATTTATAGATTGCTTCATAAGCGGTACTTTCAGACACAATCGGTGGCATTTTTTCCACCAACTTATGCAGATAAGGCACTTCTATTTTAAAAATCCAGTCTGCCAACGCACCGTCTTTGGCAAAGAGTGCTTTAAACGGTTGAACACTCCAAATGGTCACCATAGCAGTCAAAATCATAAACGGTGACCATGCTTTGGCAATCTGTGTAATGCTATAACGCTGTTGTGATGAGGCCGCATGGCTTGCTGCTTGTTCATCAGTCATTTCGAAACGGAAAATATGTTTAGGTTTCCAAACGCGGAACAGCAAAGTTAGACTAACGAGAGAAGCAATCGCAGCCGTAATATCAGGCAATTCTGGTCCCAAAAAGTTTGACGTCAGATATTGTGCAATCGCAAAAGCACTACCACCGACCAGTACCGCTGGCCAAGTTTCTTTCACGCCACGCCAGCCATCCATGATCGCCATAATCCAGAACAGCACTATGATGGTTAAAAATGGCAATTGGCGACCTACCATCTGACTGATTTCCATGGTATCGACACCCGACACCTGTCCTGCCACGATAATCGGAATCCCCATCGCACCAAAAGCAACAGGTGCCGTATTTACAATCAGACAGAGGCCCGCAGCATAGAGTGGTTTAAAGCCCAATCCAACCAACAACGCTGCAGTAATCGCAACAGGTGCACCAAAGCCAGCCGCACCTTCCAAAAAGGTACCGAAAGCAAAGCCGACCAATAACATCTGCAAACGCTGATCTTCGGTAATCGATAGAATACTGGAGCGAATCACATCAAACTGCCCCGTTTTTACCGAAATTTTATACAGAAAAACCGCCCCGATAATAATCCACGAGATTGGCCATAAACCGTAAATAAAACCATAAACAACAGAAGCAAATGCCATTTCAATAGGCATTTGATAGAAGAATAAAGCAATCAACATGGCAATAATCACGGTACAGGTTCCCGCGACACTGCCCTTCATACGAAAGACCGCCAACGCCAAAAAGAAGAAAATAATTGGGATCAACGCGACTGCACTAGATAGCCAGATATTATTTAAAGGGTCATATAGTTGTTGCCACACATTTAGCATTCTCATCTCCTTGAAATGCTGGGCGTCATTTTGTTTTTACTTCGATATTTAACGAATCTTCTCAATATTGGTATGACCAATATTGAATAAATAAGCAAAACACACTCATTTGCAATGTTTATGCATCTTAATTACATGAATTAAAAGGATCAACCCTATTCACATGGTGATAATTGGTATGACCAATAATAATTAAAATAAATCAATCCTTTTGCTCTGCTCTAGTTATTCCACATTCGACTAAAGTCTTATAAAAGGTTTGTCTTTACGGCAACCCTGCGAAGTTGAACTCAACTGGAACACTGGATAAAGAACTATAAATATGACTTCTTGGTGATATCTGTATAATGTGTTCACAACTCAAATCACATCCCTATGAATTGAATAATATGACTCAACTGACTTGTTTTAAAGCCTATGATATTCGTGGCAAACTCGGCACAGAACTGAATGAAGAGATTGCTTATAACATTGGTCGTGCCTATGGACAGATCTATCAACCCAAAACCGTGGTGATCGGTTGTGATATCCGTTTAAGTAGCGAGGGCTTAAAACAGGCAACTATTCGTGGTTTGAATGATGCAGGCATCAATGTGCTTGATTTAGGTATGACAGGCACAGAAGAAGTGTATTTCGCAGCCTTCCATTTAGATGTGCAAGGCGGTATTGAAGTGACTGCCAGCCACAACCCAATGGATTACAACGGCATGAAATTGGTGCGTGAGAATGCACGCCCTATCAGTGCGGAAACAGGCTTAAAAGAAATTCAAGCACTAGCAGAATCAGGGCAATTCACTGAGGTTGTGAATAAAGGCACCACGCAAAACTACAATATTTTACCTGAGTTCATCGAGCATCTGCTCACCTATATTGATCCGCAAAAAATTAAACCACTTAAACTAGTGGTCAATGCAGGGAACGGCGCAGCAGGCCATGTGATTGATGCCATCGAACAAAAATTCCAGCAACTCAACATTCCAGTGGAATTTATTAAAATTCATCATGAAGCTGATGGCAACTTCCCAAATGGTATTCCTAACCCAATTTTAATTGAAAACCGTGACAGTACCCGTGATGCAGTACTGCAATATCAAGCAGATATGGGGATTGCTTGGGATGGCGACTTTGACCGTTGTTTCCTGTTCGATGAAAAAGGGCAATTTATCGAAGGCTATTACATCGTTGGTTTATTGGCACAGGCCTTCCTGATCAAACAATCAGGCGAGAAAATCGTGCATGATCCACGTCTGGTCTGGAATACCTTTGACATTGTCGATCAATACCAAGGCGTTGCGGTACAGTCAAAATCTGGACATGCCTTCATTAAAGATGTGATGCGTGAACACAATGCTGTGTATGGCGGGGAAATGAGCGCACATCACTATTTCCGTGATTTTGCTTATTGTGACAGCGGTATGATTCCGTGGTTACTCACCATTGCACTACTTTCAGAAACAGGACAATCGCTTTCAACACTGGTTGAAAATATGATTGCCAAATTCCCATGCAGTGGCGAGATCAACTTTAAAGTGGCGGATACACAAGCCACAGTACAAAAAATCTTTGATCACTATGCCGATCAGAATCCTCAGGTAGACCGTACCGATGGCGTGAGTCTTGATTTTGGTGCATGGCGCTTAAACGTCCGTGCTTCCAATACTGAGCCATTATTACGTTTAAATATTGAAAGCCGTACAGACCAAAATCCGCAACCGATGCAGCATTATGTAGATGAATTAACGGCTTTAATTCAGAGTTAAGTTATTCCAAATAAAAAGGAGCATATCGCTCCTTTTTATTTGCTTGGTATTTAGTTAAAGCCGTTTGGATTCTGCTTCTGCCAGTTCCAACTGTCGGCCAACATATCTTCCAGAGTATATTGAGGTTGCCAACCGAGTTCATCCTTAGCTCGCGAAGCATCCGCATAAAATGCTGCCAAATCTCCAGCTCTCCGCTCAGCAAATTCAGTCAAAATCTGAACCTCATTCACTTTTTCAAAAGTTTCTTTGATTTGCAGAACTGAAATTGGAGTTCCTGTACCAATATTCCAAGCTCGACACCCTTGATTGTTTAAACGATTGGTAACCGCCAGAACATGGGCTTTAGCCAAATCAACAACATGAATAAAGTCCCGTTCGCAGGTACCATCTTTGGTTGGGTAGTCATTGCCAAAAATCGAAAGTTTTTCACGTCGCCCTACAGCCACCTGAGTGACATAAGGCATTAAATTATTAGGAATCCCTTGAGGGTCTTCCCCAATCTGTCCGCTTTTATGTGCACCGACTGGATTAAAATAACGTAATAAAGCAATCGACCATTTTGAATCTGCTAATGCTATTTTTTGCAGCATCTGCTCAATAATTAATTTGGTATAGCCATAATTATTATTGGGTAAACTTAATGGCATCTCTTCTTGATAAGGAGATGGATTCAACTCCCCATACACAGTAGCAGAGGAGCTAAAAGCCAAGGTAAATACACCAGCTTTCTCCATTGACTTGAACAATTGAACACTGCCAGCAATGTTATGATCAAAATATGCCAAAGGAATTTGCTGACTTTCCCCAACTGCTTTTAAACCTGCGAAATGTATTACTGCATCAATCTGATGATCTTTAAAGACTTGGTCTAGCTCAACTTGGTTACGGATATCCCCTTGCACAAAGATTAGCGATTTATTTGCCAGCTTCTGTACTCGACGTAAAGCTTCTTCCGAGCTGTTTGAGAGGTTATCAAATACAATCACCTCATGGTCTGCACTGAGTAACTCTAAACAAGTATGCGAGCCAATATAACCCGCGCCACCTGTGACTAAAATCTTAGCCATCTATTTTTCCTAACAATATTTTCAATAAACCTTGCGTTGATGTATCAAAACTAGATAGATCATCTTGCTCACGGTTTAAAATCGGTAATAGCTGATTGGCAATTTCCTTACCTTTTTCTACCCCCCATTGATCAAAGGGGTTGATATTCCACAACACGGATTGCACAAATACTTTATGTTCATACATCGCAATCAGCATCCCTAAACTATAAGGATTCAGTTCTTTGAGTAAAATGGTGGAACTTGGTTGATTACCTTCATATTGTTTATAGGCAGGCAAGTCCTCTAATTCATCTGATGCCAAAGCTTGATTACCAAAAGCCAATAAGCGTGACTGTGCCAAACAATTCGATAAGGCCAGATGATGCTGCTCGATCAAGGCTTCTGCACTTTCAGCATAAGTAAATTGATTGGCATTATAACGTTTCACAGGTGCAATAAAATCACAGCTCACCGAATGTGTCCCTTGGTGCAGCAGTTGATAAAATGCATGCTGCGCATTGGGCCCCACTTCGCCCCAGACAATTGGACATGTTGCTGACTTTACTTTTTCACCATTACGCTGAATTGATTTACCATTGGACTCCATTTCGAGCTGCTGCAAATAAGCCGCGAAATATTTGAGTCGTCCGTCATAAGGCAATACCGCATGGGTCTGGATATCCAGAAAGTTATTGTTCCACGCGCCTAATAAACCCATTAATACAGGAATATTCTGCTGAAAAGGTGCTGTTTGGAAATGTTGGTCAATGGCATAAGCACCTGCTAATAACTGCTTAAAACCCTCTACGCCAATGGTTAGTGCGATCGGTAAGCCGATACATGACCAAAGTGAATAACGTCCACCCACCCAGTCCCACAGCAACAGCTGCTTATCCGGTGCGATCCCCCACTCTGTCATTTTTTCGGGTTTAGTCGAGACCCCAATAAAATGATTTTTTAGAATTTCAGCATTTGTACCCAAGGCCTTTTCCAACCATTGGCGCACAGTTTGCGCATTTGAAAGCGTATCAATTGTGCCAAATGACTTGGAGGAAATAATAAATAAAGTCGTTTCAGGTCGAAGCTGATGCAGCAATTCAGACAGTTGACTGCCATCCATAGTCGAAACGAAATGCACATCTAAAGGTTTTGCCGTGGCAACCTTAAAATCAGACAAAGCATGGGTAACCATAACTGGTCCCAAATCAGATCCACCAACCCCGATGTTGACCACATCTTGAATGACTTCACCCGTTGCACCACGGTATTGACCAGCATGAATTTTATCAACCAAGGTATACATGCGTTCAAGCTGTTGATGCACAGCTTGATTAATCTCAGTAAAATTTGAATGAGATTGAGGCAGACGTAATGCCCAATGCATCGCGGCCCGATGTTCGGTATAATTAATCTGCTCAGAAGAAAATAATGTTTTGATCCATTGTTTTAAATCTTGTGCCTGAGCCAAGTCGACCAAACTATTTAAAATATTCTGATCAAGGCGATGCTTACTAAAATCTAAAACAATTTGGTCACATTCAACCGAAAAATGTTTAAAGCGTGTAGGATCAGCCGCAAATAATTCTTTGAGGTGGATATCTTTAATTTGCTTTTGCAAAGATGATAACTGCTCAAGCACTGACGCTGGCTCCTTAACAGTAAAGGGCTGAATCTGTTTTATCATCATTAACGCCCCACTCCCATATATGCAAAGCCTTGTAATTTTACATAGTCTGGATCATAAATATTGCGACCATCCAAAATTAAAGGATGCGCCATAAGCTGTTCAAGCTGTTTGAACTCTGGGCTCCAATATTGTTTCCATGCAGTTAATACACATAGCCCATGCACATTTTTCACTGCATCATACTGATCTTGATAAAGGATCAGATCATCACGTTGCCCATACATCTGTTTAATTTCATCCAGAGCTTGTGGATCATGTAGATGAACAGTTACGCCTTGTGCCCAAAGTGCTGCAAGCATTTGATGAATAGGTGATTGCTGAATGCTTGAGGTATTCTCTTTAAAAGAGGCCCCCCAGATCGCTATTGATTTACCCTGTAAATCCCCATGATAGTAATTCCAGAACTTGCGGAATAGGATTTCTTTTTGTTGCTCATTGATATCCCAAACTTGAGCAAGTAACTGGCTTTTCACTCCAGTATTTGCAACTGTGTTTGATAAAGTCAGGATATCATGAGAAAAATTTTCACCGCCAAAACCTGCACCTGGCGCCAAATAAGCTGAGCCGATACGACTATCTGCAGCCATACCCTGTCGGACTGAAGCAATATCAATTCCAAGTTTTTCTGCCACAACGGCTAAATCATTAATGTAACTAATCCGTGTCGCTAACATGCCAGAGATGCTGAGTTTGGTAAACTCAGCATCTAAAATCGGCATAAACAAATATTGGTGTTCCAAAGGAAAAAATGGTCGCAGCAATTCTTTCACTTTGCTTTGAACTGTAACTTGAGTGCATCCCACAATCAGTTGCTTAGCTTGAGTCAGACTATGTAAAGCATTCCCCTCCTGGATCGTATCTGGTAAATAGACCCAATCGTCCTCAGACAGGATTTGCTTAAAGTGCTCAGTGCCTTGCAAACCAAAAGTTGATGCATTGATCATCAGCTTAGGATGAATGATTGGACGTAGTTTCAACAACTGTAATAATTGAAAAACTTGTTGTTCTTGTGTTTGGTTAAAGCTAAATAAGTAAGCATCAATATCTAAAGGGATTCCCTCTAAATCTCGATAATTTAGAAAACCACTATTACACTGTTTCTCCAATAAACGACTGACATTTTCATCATGAAATACATATTGCTGATCATCAGCGTTATCATCAATATGTGAACACCAATAAACAAAGTGTCCAGATTCAGACAATAATGCAGACATCACGCCTGCATATAAAGTATTACCAAAGATTGCAACTTTCATAACTACATGCCCTGAACTAGAGGGCCAATTCTTGGATTAAGCCCTTAAAATCTGCGCCCAATTTTGGATGCTCAATACCATAGTGCAATACAGCTTTTAAATAGCCCAATTTACTGCCACAGTCAAAAGTTTGCCCTTTCATTCGATAGGCTTCAACAGCTTCCGATTGTTGTAATGCTGCGATGGCATCAGTGAGCTGAATTTCATTCCCTGCACCGCGTGGCGTATTTTCTAAAAGCGCCATAATTTGAGCGGGTAGAATATAACGCCCGACAACCGAAAGATTTGAGGGTGCTGTACCCACGGCAGGTTTTTCAACAATACCCTGCATCTTGATACTTTCGCCCTCATTCGGCGCAACTGCAACATCAACAATACCATATTGATCAACGAGATTGTCAGGCACCGCTTCAACCATAATTTGCGCAGCTTGTGACTGTTCAAAACGCTGAATCATGAGTGACAAATCATTGTCATTAGTTTGGTTCTTGACCAAGACATCGGGTAATAACACAGCAAAAGCCTCATCCCCCACAATATCTTTCGCACATAGTACCGCATGACCTAATCCAAGTGGTTGCGGCTGACGGACACTCACAACACTGACATGCTTGGGTAAAATATCGGTAATTTCTTTCAGTAGGTCAAATTTCTTTTTTTGCTCTAAAGTGGTTTCCAACTCGAAGTTGCGATCAAAGTAGTTTTCAATCGACGCCTTAGATGAATGTGTCACCAGAATAATTTGTTCTATGCCCGCTTCAACAGCTTCTCGCACAACATATTCAATCGCTGGGCGATCTACAACAGTCACCATCTCTTTCGGAATAGATTTACTTGCTGGTAAGAATCGTGTACCCAAACCTGCGACTGGTAAAATTGCTTTTTTGATCATTTCTTTCTCAGATTAATTAACTCTAACTTCACCGCTACGTTTATAGCCATCTACATAATGTTCAAGCTGGGTTAGGGCCCAGTCCACGTCATGATCGATTGCTGTCATTTGGCTGATTTTACCAAATACACACTCAATTTCGTGTAATGGAAAATGTTTTTCAAACGAACGTAAGATACGGGTATGTTCAGTATATTCGGTATTATCCTGATCAATCAGCAATTCTTCATAAAGTTTTTCACCTGGGCGCAAACCACTATAGGCAATTTCAATATCACCATCCAGTGAACCAGTTTCTCTCACTTTCAAACCGCTCAGCTTGATCATTTGACGGGCTAAGTCCTGAATTCTCA
This window harbors:
- a CDS encoding nucleotide sugar dehydrogenase, which encodes MKVAIFGNTLYAGVMSALLSESGHFVYWCSHIDDNADDQQYVFHDENVSRLLEKQCNSGFLNYRDLEGIPLDIDAYLFSFNQTQEQQVFQLLQLLKLRPIIHPKLMINASTFGLQGTEHFKQILSEDDWVYLPDTIQEGNALHSLTQAKQLIVGCTQVTVQSKVKELLRPFFPLEHQYLFMPILDAEFTKLSISGMLATRISYINDLAVVAEKLGIDIASVRQGMAADSRIGSAYLAPGAGFGGENFSHDILTLSNTVANTGVKSQLLAQVWDINEQQKEILFRKFWNYYHGDLQGKSIAIWGASFKENTSSIQQSPIHQMLAALWAQGVTVHLHDPQALDEIKQMYGQRDDLILYQDQYDAVKNVHGLCVLTAWKQYWSPEFKQLEQLMAHPLILDGRNIYDPDYVKLQGFAYMGVGR
- a CDS encoding phosphomannomutase CpsG — protein: MTQLTCFKAYDIRGKLGTELNEEIAYNIGRAYGQIYQPKTVVIGCDIRLSSEGLKQATIRGLNDAGINVLDLGMTGTEEVYFAAFHLDVQGGIEVTASHNPMDYNGMKLVRENARPISAETGLKEIQALAESGQFTEVVNKGTTQNYNILPEFIEHLLTYIDPQKIKPLKLVVNAGNGAAGHVIDAIEQKFQQLNIPVEFIKIHHEADGNFPNGIPNPILIENRDSTRDAVLQYQADMGIAWDGDFDRCFLFDEKGQFIEGYYIVGLLAQAFLIKQSGEKIVHDPRLVWNTFDIVDQYQGVAVQSKSGHAFIKDVMREHNAVYGGEMSAHHYFRDFAYCDSGMIPWLLTIALLSETGQSLSTLVENMIAKFPCSGEINFKVADTQATVQKIFDHYADQNPQVDRTDGVSLDFGAWRLNVRASNTEPLLRLNIESRTDQNPQPMQHYVDELTALIQS
- the lldR gene encoding transcriptional regulator LldR codes for the protein MVMKLQALIEQRQMKKGDRLPAERQLATSLGVSRPSLREAIQQLKSQGVLSSRRGDGTYIHQLPEQWSQQLIVNPISNLIEEDPLYRFDVQEARLLLEGGTAWYAALRSTPEDRAKIHHYFDEISRHQNAGDSAQAAVADAEFHLAIAEASHNIVLIQMMRSLFDLLQYNVLLGRNKVYNHPVNGDLLSEQHFQVMDAIDRKDPEAARQAVCGHIEFVINHVRALGEDEARQKRATRLTRVDSK
- the galU gene encoding UTP--glucose-1-phosphate uridylyltransferase GalU — its product is MIKKAILPVAGLGTRFLPASKSIPKEMVTVVDRPAIEYVVREAVEAGIEQIILVTHSSKASIENYFDRNFELETTLEQKKKFDLLKEITDILPKHVSVVSVRQPQPLGLGHAVLCAKDIVGDEAFAVLLPDVLVKNQTNDNDLSLMIQRFEQSQAAQIMVEAVPDNLVDQYGIVDVAVAPNEGESIKMQGIVEKPAVGTAPSNLSVVGRYILPAQIMALLENTPRGAGNEIQLTDAIAALQQSEAVEAYRMKGQTFDCGSKLGYLKAVLHYGIEHPKLGADFKGLIQELAL
- the galE gene encoding UDP-glucose 4-epimerase GalE, whose amino-acid sequence is MAKILVTGGAGYIGSHTCLELLSADHEVIVFDNLSNSSEEALRRVQKLANKSLIFVQGDIRNQVELDQVFKDHQIDAVIHFAGLKAVGESQQIPLAYFDHNIAGSVQLFKSMEKAGVFTLAFSSSATVYGELNPSPYQEEMPLSLPNNNYGYTKLIIEQMLQKIALADSKWSIALLRYFNPVGAHKSGQIGEDPQGIPNNLMPYVTQVAVGRREKLSIFGNDYPTKDGTCERDFIHVVDLAKAHVLAVTNRLNNQGCRAWNIGTGTPISVLQIKETFEKVNEVQILTEFAERRAGDLAAFYADASRAKDELGWQPQYTLEDMLADSWNWQKQNPNGFN
- the pgi gene encoding glucose-6-phosphate isomerase, which produces MIKQIQPFTVKEPASVLEQLSSLQKQIKDIHLKELFAADPTRFKHFSVECDQIVLDFSKHRLDQNILNSLVDLAQAQDLKQWIKTLFSSEQINYTEHRAAMHWALRLPQSHSNFTEINQAVHQQLERMYTLVDKIHAGQYRGATGEVIQDVVNIGVGGSDLGPVMVTHALSDFKVATAKPLDVHFVSTMDGSQLSELLHQLRPETTLFIISSKSFGTIDTLSNAQTVRQWLEKALGTNAEILKNHFIGVSTKPEKMTEWGIAPDKQLLLWDWVGGRYSLWSCIGLPIALTIGVEGFKQLLAGAYAIDQHFQTAPFQQNIPVLMGLLGAWNNNFLDIQTHAVLPYDGRLKYFAAYLQQLEMESNGKSIQRNGEKVKSATCPIVWGEVGPNAQHAFYQLLHQGTHSVSCDFIAPVKRYNANQFTYAESAEALIEQHHLALSNCLAQSRLLAFGNQALASDELEDLPAYKQYEGNQPSSTILLKELNPYSLGMLIAMYEHKVFVQSVLWNINPFDQWGVEKGKEIANQLLPILNREQDDLSSFDTSTQGLLKILLGKIDG
- the lldP gene encoding L-lactate permease, translating into MRMLNVWQQLYDPLNNIWLSSAVALIPIIFFFLALAVFRMKGSVAGTCTVIIAMLIALFFYQMPIEMAFASVVYGFIYGLWPISWIIIGAVFLYKISVKTGQFDVIRSSILSITEDQRLQMLLVGFAFGTFLEGAAGFGAPVAITAALLVGLGFKPLYAAGLCLIVNTAPVAFGAMGIPIIVAGQVSGVDTMEISQMVGRQLPFLTIIVLFWIMAIMDGWRGVKETWPAVLVGGSAFAIAQYLTSNFLGPELPDITAAIASLVSLTLLFRVWKPKHIFRFEMTDEQAASHAASSQQRYSITQIAKAWSPFMILTAMVTIWSVQPFKALFAKDGALADWIFKIEVPYLHKLVEKMPPIVSESTAYEAIYKFDWFSATGTAIFIAAIITIIFLKMKTRDAVSTFAETLNELKTPIYSIGMVLAFAFIANYSGLSATLALALSHTGHAFTFFSPFLGWLGVFLTGSDTSSNALFSALQATTAQQIGIPEVLLVAANTSGGVTGKMISPQSIAIACAAVGLVGKESDLFRFTVKHSIIFTVFVGIIVTVQAYLVPWMIP